A genomic region of Aspergillus oryzae RIB40 DNA, chromosome 1 contains the following coding sequences:
- a CDS encoding uncharacterized protein (predicted protein), with the protein MKFAYILSALASTAVGAPLLDGLLGGLLGTLPIVSNLGELNGVLGGLLNLGGGGELPLLAILGSLGKLPTGATGAIPSGLPSGFPAGLPPAKPSAVPTSVAVPSTGATPSGVPSADGLATGKLLQDLAPQLNNILVVTGPDAKVLLIELSPEVTALVSGLGLASLGVPLGGIVASAASLGDLLADLGKPVENLVTVVGVDGGALLISLSPEIAALVSDLGLPGVGVPLGTVVAIVGGSL; encoded by the coding sequence atgaagttcgCTTACATCCTCTCTGCTCTGGCCTCCACTGCCGTTGGCGCGCCTCTCTTGGACGGCCTCCTGGGTGGCTTACTCGGCACCTTGCCGATCGTCTCCAACCTCGGTGAGCTTAACGGAGTCCTGGGTGGCCTTCTAAACcttggcggcggcggcgagTTGCCTCTACTCGCCATTCTCGGCAGCCTTGGAAAGTTGCCAACCGGCGCCACTGGAGCCATTCCCTCTGGACTCCCCTCCGGATTCCCCGCTGGACTCCCCCCTGCAAAGCCCTCTGCAGTCCCCACGAGCGTCGCCGTCCCCTCCACCGGAGCCACTCCCTCTGGCGTTCCCTCTGCCGACGGCCTCGCCACCGGTAAGCTCCTCCAGGACCTTGCTCCCCAgctcaacaacatcctcgtcgtGACCGGCCCCGACGCAAAGGTCCTCCTCATCGAGCTTTCCCCCGAAGTCACCGCGCTCGTCTCCGGTCTCGGTCTCGCCAGCCTCGGCGTTCCCCTCGGTGGCATTGTCGCCTCTGCCGCCAGCCTCGGTGACCTCCTTGCCGACCTCGGCAAGCCGGTCGAAAACCTCGTCACCGTTGTCGGTGTCGATGGCGGTGCTCTCCtcatctctctttctcctgaaaTCGCTGCTCTCGTCTCCGACCTTGGACTCCCCGGCGTCGGTGTCCCTCTCGGTACTGTCGTCGCCATTGTTGGTGGCAGCCTGTAA
- a CDS encoding wax synthase family protein (predicted protein): protein MDPATFEPWRVPLAQWGLVQLVTGLTVALTPSQSIVRSMAAAIVIALAYSFQSSVAESFADTRAGGPLAAMCWVNVLNAIDMLVLSRVSYEAQVEWEAKKFGDGAAKKANSDSLKSTLFRRLLWSQNIAFNYRRINTPWQISRLPVFDSTNPQYVPTRLKFVLQGSVKVCIAFLLVHLCTMDPSDPRMVGAVAELSDSKMVLAPWLHGTSANTILVHAMITISFGIVCRASIVGMYSLGGVVLVALGVYDPVEWPPVANSLTEAWSLTRLWGTAWHQVLRTLLVSNADFISFSVLRISPKSRWACYLRVLFAFTVSGFIHMGMDLAFGVPRATTGAVWFFCLQALGVMFESIFQSLFCTQIEKISPLFRRVMGYVWVALFLLWATPVWLNPIMLCLYKDGQRGMSPVPIIGDVLRAQVT, encoded by the exons ATGGACCCCGCTACTTTTGAGCCCTGGCGTGTCCCACTGGCGCAATGGGGCCTCGTTCAGCTGGTAACGGGGTTGACTGTGGCCCTGACGCCGTCCCAATCTATCGTCCGGTCCATGGCCGCGGCGATCGTAATAGCTTTAGCATACTCGTTCCAATCTAGCGTCGCGGAATCATTTGCCGACACGAGAGCGGGAGGGCCATTGGCGGCCATGTGCTGGGTGAACGTACTGAACGCTATTGATATGCTCGTGTTGAGTCGGGTCTCCTACGAGGCGCAGGTTGAGTGGGAGGCGAAGAAGTTTGGCGATGGAGCTGCAAAGAAAGCGAATTCTGATTCCCTAAAATCAACCCTCTTCCGTCGACTTCTCTGGTCGCAAAACATAGCGTTCAACTATCGCCGCATCAACACGCCGTGGCAGATCTCGAGACTCCCTGTGTTCGACAGCACGAATCCGCAATATGTACCCACCCGTTTAAAGTTCGTGCTCCAGGGCAGTGTGAAAGTATGTATCGCGTTCTTATTGGTACATCTGTGTACTATGGACCCGAGCGACCCTCGTATGGTTGGTGCTGTAGCGGAATTATCCGACAGCAAGATGGTTCTCGCCCCTTGGTTGCACGGGACATCGGCAAATACAATCTTGGTTCACGCTATGATCACTATCTCGTTCGGAATCGTATGCAGGGCCTCCATCGTGGGAATGTATAGCCTTGGGGGAGTCGTATTGGTAGCCTTGGGAGTCTACGACCCCGTGGAGTGGCCACCAGTAGCCAATTCGCTGACCGAAGCCTGGTCTTTAACACGACTATGGGG GACGGCATGGCACCAAGTCCTGCGTACGCTTCTCGTCTCGAACGCagacttcatctccttctcggtTCTACGGATATCTCCTAAGTCACGGTGGGCCTGCTACCTCCGAGTGCTTTTCGCCTTTACCGTATCTGGATTTATCCACATGGGAATGGATCTGGCGTTCGGCGTCCCGCGAGCCACAACTGGCGCTGTATGGTTCTTTTGTCTCCAAGCTTTGGGTGTTATGTTTGAGAGTATTTTTCAATCCCTGTTTTGCACTCAGATTGAGAAAATCAGTCCTCTCTTTAGGCGTGTGATGGGATATGTTTGGGTGGCATTGTTCCTCTTGTGGGCGACGCCCGTGTGGTTGAATCCCATCATGCTTTGTTTGTACAAGGATGGACAACGGGGCATGTCTCCGGTTCCCATCATTGGAG ACGTACTTAGAGCTCAGGTCACGTGA
- a CDS encoding glutamate decarboxylase (glutamate decarboxylase/sphingosine phosphate lyase), translated as MVHLSRVKRGKQAQKPQQEQDQGESAASPYVYGTHYATEELPEHVMSEREMPADVAFRLIKDELSLDGNPLLNLASFVTTYMEDEAQNLMTDAMSKNFIDFEEYPQTAHIQNRCINMIAHLLNAPTTEGDGELDTIGTSTIGSSEAIMLATLAMKKRWQNKRKAEGKDWTRPNIVMNSAVQVCWEKAARYFDVEEKYVYCTDTRYVIDPKTAVDMVDENTIGICAIMGTTYTGQYEDVKAINDLLKAKNIDCPIHVDAASGGFVAPFVRPELEWDFRLEKVVSINVSGHKYGLVYPGVGWVFWRSPEYLPEELIFNVNYLGSNQATFTLNFSKGASHVIGQYYQLIRLGKHGYRSIMQNLTKTSDYFADELKKLGFLIMSDGNGRGLPLVAFRMKPDDDRLYDEFALAHVLRQRGWIVPAYTMAPHSNQLKLMRVVLREDFTIHRCNILLEDIKAALKSLQEMDAEMIQKYTLHLRAHSAKKLPQQHAHYKNEKHSLQGKTGKTHGVC; from the exons ATGGTCCACTTATCGAGAGTGAAAAGGGGCAAACAAGCCCAAAAGCCtcaacaggaacaagatcaaggagaaagcGCAGCTAGTCCGTACGTGTATGGAACACACTATGCCACCGAAGAGCTGCCGGAGCATGTCATGTCTGAACGGGAGATGCCCGCAGATGTGGCTTTCCGGTTGATCAAGGATGAATTGAGTTTGGATGGAAACCCTCTGCTCAA TCTGGCGAGTTTTGTTACGACTTATATG GAAGATGAAGCGCAAAACCTCATGACCGATGCGATGAGCAAGAATTTCATCGATTTCGAAGAATACCCACAGACCGCACACATTCAGAACCGCTGTATTAATATGATCGCACATTTGCTGAACGCGCCGACCACCGAAGGGGACGGCGAACTGGATACCATCGGGACGTCTACGATCGGATCGTCGGAAGCGATTATGCTCGCGACACTGGCAATGAAAAAACGCTGGCAGAACAAGCGCAAGGCAGAGGGAAAAGACTGGACGCGTCCGAATATCGTCATGAATAGTGCGGTGCAGGTTTGTTGGGAAAAAGCAGCAAGGTACTTTGACGTCGAAGAGAAGTACGTCTACTGCACGGATACACGATATGTGATAGACCCGAAGACTGCAGTGGATATGGTGGATGAAAATACGATCGGCATTTGTGCAATTATGGGCACCACCTACACAGGACAGTACGAAGATGTCAAAGCGATCAATGACTTgctcaaagcaaagaatatcgACTGTCCGATCCACGTCGATGCAGCTAGTGGCGGCTTTGTGGCGCCGTTCGTGAGGCCGGAACTGGAGTGGGATTTCCGACTGGAAAAGGTCGTATCGATTAATGTCTCTGGACATAAATATGGATTG GTCTATCCTGGCGTCGGCTGGGTCTTCTGGCGCTCTCCTGAATATTTACCTGAAGAGCTCATCTTCAACGTTAATTATCTCGGCTCCAACCAAGCCACGTTCACGTTGAACTTTTCAAAGGGGGCCTCCCATGTTATCGGCCAATATTACCAATTGATTCGACTGGGCAAGCATGGATATCGATCTATTATGCAGAACCTGACGAAGACATCGGATTACTTCGCAGATGAGCTAAAGAAGCTTGGATTCTTGATCATGAGCGATGGCAACGGTCGCGGCTTACCACTCGTTGCTTTCAGAATGAAGCCTGATGATGATCGACTCTATGACGAATTCGCTTTGGCTCATGTTCTTCGCCAACGTGGATGGATCGTGCCGGCATATACAATGGCTCCACATAGCAACCAGTTGAAGCTGATGCGTGTTGTCCTCCGAGAGGACTTTACCATCCATCGGTGTAATATCCTGCTGGAGGACATCAAGGCCGCATTGAAGTCATTGCAGGAGATGGATGCCGAGATGATCCAGAAATATACACT GCACCTTAGGGCGCACAGCGCGAAGAAATTGCCACAGCAACATGCACATTACAAAAATGAGAAGCACTCGTTGCAGGGTAAAACTGGGAAGACGCATGGTGTATGCTGA